The proteins below are encoded in one region of Brassica napus cultivar Da-Ae chromosome A6, Da-Ae, whole genome shotgun sequence:
- the LOC125610263 gene encoding uncharacterized protein LOC125610263 codes for MELELPKRLYAEGSEPRVKKINNSCRMELIRDLKKAMCAEYDDVKRDPVFTHIMAIAENDLKFSGKLVDSFICRQLITSKLHEKWFVFARTPLRFSLQEYHAVTGLKITRETNSDVVKWKNDGGFWSNLLHTGGKITLQSIRKVHLQEVHTWTRLDRMRLIYLCVIVGVVMGSDEKVSIPDMYIKLVMDFDKVRKFHWGLHSYDFLLSSIEKARKKLGKKESYIFEGFSYALQIWIMEAIPDFGEILGRRVSDSFKGPRCGNWKGVAKVSYEDIIELEDSLTNKDNFFSVISVTGNGDVFLDAQYTREGEMEDERVDLVLERIRNKYDWSSTDWPVLDPEESKMEEPDSHDRGSEADKSVDHTDVVADEETSSVQVAGKGKRKFLDEGAETRKKKVLCKRSAENFLTFGPETKSFIEGLIRTSVTSLGDVLSMQMANMERVFTERMGKMEIEVSQLKDAISLTGEGSYPSKKETEEAPLNSKAKQAPPKSKGAQAPPKSKGAEAPPKRKGDQPTPTKKVLPKRKCRT; via the exons ATGGAGCTTGAGCTACCCAAACGATTGTATGCAGAGGGTTCAGAACCTCGGGttaagaagatcaacaacagTTGCCGCATGGAACTTATCAGAGATCTGAAGAAAGCTATGTGTGCCGAGTATGATGATGTGAAGAGAGATCCAGTTTTCACACATATCATGGCTATTGCCGAAAATGATCTCAAGTTCTCTGGGAAACTAGTGGATAGCTTCATATGTAGGCAGCTGATTACCTCAAAGCTGCATGAGAAGTGGTTTGTTTTTGCGAGGACGCCTCTCCGGTTTTCGCTTCAAGAGTACCATGCCGTGACAGGCCTCAAGATTACACGGGAAACTAACAGTGACGTAGTGAAATGGAAAAACGACGGGGGTTTTTGGAGTAACCTACTGCACACAGGTGGTAAGATCACCTTGCAGTCGATCAGAAAGGTTCATCTACAAGAAGTTCACACCTGGACTCGGCTTGATAGGATGAGGTTGATCTACTTGTGTGTAATAGTGGGTGTGGTGATGGGGAGCGATGAGAAGGTGTCCATCCCTGATATGTACATCAAGTTGGTGATGGATTTTGACAAGGTTCGGAAGTTCCATTGGGGTCTTCACTCGTATGATTTCCTGCTGAGTTCGATTGAGAAGGCTAGGAAGAAGTTGGGTAAGAAGGAGAGCTACATTTTCGAGGGTTTTTCCTATGCTCTCCAGATTTGGATTATGGAGGCAATTCCAGATTTTGGAGAAATTTTAGGCAGAAGAGTCTCAGACAGCTTCAAAGGTCCAAGGTGTGGCAATTGGAAAGGAGTTGCAAAAGTTTCTTATGAAGACATCATTGAGCTCGAGGACTCCTTAACTAACAAG gataacttcttctcggTCATATCAGTGACTGGTAATGGTGATGTGTTTCTAGAtgctcagtacacaagggaggGTGAGATGGAAGATGAACGAGTGGACCTTGTTTTGGAGAGGATCAGGAACAAGTATGATTGGAGCAGCACAGACTGGCCAGTTTTAGACCCTGAAGAGTCTAAAATGGAGGAACCCGACAGCCATGATAGAGGGTCAGAAGCTGATAAGAGCGTGGATCATACGGATGTTGTAGCAGACGAGGAGACCTCTTCGGTTCAGGTTGCAGGAAAAGGCAAGAGAAAGTTTCTTGATGAAGGAGCAGagacaagaaagaaaaaggtgCTGTGTAAGCGATCAGCAGAAAATTTTCTGACTTTTGGTCCTGAAACTAAGAGTTTCATTGAGGGTCTTATCCGCACATCTGTCACTTCATTGGGAGATGTGCTCAGTATGCAAATGGCGAATATGGAGAGAGTGTTTACAGAGAGGATGGGGAAGATGGAGATTGAGGTTTCACAGCTCAAGGACGCAATCAGTTTGACTGGTGAAGGAAGCTATCCTAGTAAGAAAGAAACTGAAGAAGCTCCACTAAACAGCAAAGCCAAGCAAGCTCCACCTAAGAGCAAAGGCGCTCAAGCTCCACCTAAGAGCAAAGGCGCTGAAGCTCCACCTAAGCGCAAAGGCGATCAACCTACTCCAACAAAAAAGGTACTACCTAAGAGAAAGTGTAGAACTTGA
- the LOC106433698 gene encoding uncharacterized protein LOC106433698, with amino-acid sequence MKKLTKAFGLPVLKIDVCEDNCMLFWKEDKDLVVCRFCGKDRYHQNHGKGKKRPKQRMFYMPITERLKRLYQLEETAAQMRWHAEHESPEGEMHHPSDGAAWKHFNKVYPDFTEESRNIYLGLATDGFNPVGMSGEAHSVWPVIVTPYNLPPGMCMKREYFFLSVLVPGPRHPKKSIDIYLQPLIEELQSLWSHGAETYDISRKETFTMRAALMWTINDFPAYGMMSGWMTHGRLACPYCLDDTKSFWLKHRRKHSWFDCHRMFLPKEHPYRRNVQAFRRGKTISDDPPPWLTGEEIRYERINNIVGLKKTVECGGNGHEKPGSNIEGYGKYHNWVKKSIFWELPYWENLLLRHNVDFMHVEKNFFDNLINTVLNVPGKTKDNAKSRMDLPDLCRRQELHIKDDGKMPVPIFRLSKEEKKEFLRWLKEDIKFPDGYASKFSRCIDETNSKLLGLKSHDCHVIMQRLLPFAFKELLPKNVHIAISEIALFFRDISAKVLKEEDVAILKENIAVKLCNLEKIFPPSFFDVMEHLVMHLPDEAALGGPVQYRWMYPFERYMYHLKKKVRNKAHIAGSIIFQCLTEEISRASAHHFGNPEVPATVLQPGDIRFTYHDPDVPNMFYHEGRVSGKMEQRHLTDDDYNVLQTFLMLNCPAFEPYERMFEEFMMDNNPNICGDDLQIAKDNHYAEWVKNYVNKANTDYYGLIEEIMMVEYSGSVGLKAMVFKCKWFDTIVGRGIRKHKSGIVDVSPRWQYEKYDPFILSGNCDQVCFIPYPRVRGTSANDWWACTKVVPRGVRETSEDALTALQDDTHDQVVAPSEMLRFETYVVEDDSDYDSTPVVPPNDEYVSEDEIEPACTDSDSGSDSSS; translated from the exons atgaagaagttgacaAAGGCGTTTGGTCTTCCTGTTCTGAAGATTGATGTTTGTGAAGATAACTGCATGTTATTTTGGAAGGAAGATAAAGATTTGGTGGTGTGTCGATTTTGCGGGAAAGATAGATATCACCAGAACCATGGAAAGGGGAAAAAGCGGCCCAAACAAAGAATGTTTTACATGCCTATTACGGAGAGGTTGAAGCGATTGTACCAACTTGAAGAAACTGCAGCACAAATGCGATGGCACGCAGAACATGAGTCGCCCGAAGGAGAAATGCATCACCCTTCTGATGGAGCAGCTTGGAAGCATTTTAACAAGGTATATCCTGATTTCACTGAAGAAAGTCGGAATATATATCTAGGCTTAGCAACAGATGGATTTAACCCAGTTGGTATGAGTGGTGAAGCACACTCGGTCTGGCCAGTAATTGTTACTCCGTATAACTTACCTCCTGGGATGTGTATGAAAagagaatatttctttttatccgTCCTAGTTCCCGGGCCAAGACATCCAAAGAAGAGCATTGATATATATCTGCAGCCGCTAATTGAAGAATTGCAAAGTTTATGGAGTCACGGGGCAGAAACATACGATATCTCGAGAAAGGAAACATTCACGATGCGAGCCGCATTAATGTGGACAATTAATGACTTTCCTGCTTATGGCATGATGTCAGGTTGGATGACTCATGGTCgtttagcttgtccatattgtctcgATGATACAAAGTCATTTTGGTTGAAACACAGAAGGAAGCATAgctggtttgattgtcatcgaaTGTTTCTACCTAAAGAGCATCCTTACAGGAGAAATGTCCAAGCGTTTCGAAGGGGGAAGACAATAAGTGATGATCCTCCACCATGGTTGACGGGAGAAGAAATTCGCTATGAAAGAATCAACAACATCGTTGGGCTGAAGAAAACGGTTGAATGTGGAGGTAACGGACACGAGAAACCTGGAAGTAACATAGAAGGCTACGGAAAATATCACAATTGGGTGAAGAAGAGTATCTTTTGGGAATTACCGTATTGGGAAAACCTTCTTCTTCGCCACAACGTTGACTTCATGCACgttgagaagaatttctttgataATCTTATTAACACGGTGCTTAATGTTCCTGGGAAGACTAAAGATAATGCAAAGTCGAGGATGGATCTACCTGATTTGTGCAGAAGGCAAGAGTTACATATCAAAGATGATGGAAAGATGCCGGTCCCGATATTTCGgttgtcaaaggaagaaaaaaaagaattcttgCGATGGTTGAAGGAAGATATAAAATTTCCAGATGGGTATGCTTCAAAGTTTAGTAGATGTATAGATGAGACGAATTCGAAGCTTTTAGGCCTAAAAAGTCATGATTGCCATGTCATCATGCAACGGCTTCTCCCATTTGCGTTTAAGGAGTTACTTCCAAAAAATGTCCACATCGCAATTTCAg aAATCGCACTCTTCTTTCGGGATATCTCTGCAAAAGTactaaaagaagaagatgtcgccattttaaaagaaaacattgcGGTGAAGCTTTGTAATTTGGAAAAGATTTTCCCACCTTcgttttttgatgttatggagcatctcgTTATGCATTTGCCAGATGAAGCTGCTCTAGGTGGTCCAGTGCaatatagatggatgtatccttTCGAGAGATACATGTACCATCTGAAGAAAAAGGTTAGAAATAAGGCACATATTGCAGGTTCCATTATTTTCCAATGTCTTACCGAGGAGATTTCTAGAGCTTCTGCACATCACTTTGGAAATCCAGAAGTGCCTGCTACCGTTTTGCAACCTGGAGATATTCGCTTTACATATCATGATCCAGATGTGCCAAATATGTTTTACCATGAAGGTCGAGTTAGTGGAAAAATGGAGCAGAGGCATCTAACCGATGATGACTATAATGTGTTACAAACGTTTTTGATGCTCAATTGTCCTGCATTTGAGCCCTACGAAAG GATGTTTGAGGAGTTTATGATGGACAACAACCCAAATATATGTGGTGATGATCTACAAATAGCGAAAGACAACCACTATGCGGAATGGGTGAAAAACTAT gtTAACAAAGCGA ACACTGACTATTACGGCTTGATTGAGGAGATAATGATGGTTGAGTATTCTGGTTCTGTTGGGCTTAAAGCCATGGTTTTTAAATGTAAGTGGTTTGATACAATTGTGGGTCGGGggattcgaaaacataaatcgGGAATCGTTGATGTGTCTCCGCGCTGGCAGTACGAGAAATACGATCCATTTATCTTATCTGGTAATTGTGATCAAGTTTGTTTCATTCCTTATCCGCGGGTTCGAGGCACATCAGCAAACGATTGGTGGGCATGTACGAAAGTTGTGCCTAGAGGGGTTCGAGAAACTTCTGAAGATGCTCTTACTGCGCTACAAGATGATACACACGACCAAGTTGTTGCACCAAGTGAAATGTTACGATTTGAAACTTATGTTGTGGAAGATGATTCAGATTATGATTCTACGCCGGTTGTTCCGCCCAATGACGAATATGTTTCTGAAGATGAGATAGAACCGGCATGTACCGATTCTGATTCAGGGTCTGATTCAAGTTCTTAG